The sequence below is a genomic window from Cytophagia bacterium CHB2.
GCTCTCGCTCACGCTGGAACCGCCCGCGATTTTTTTTAGCATGTCGTCCGGTCTGACCTCGGAAAAAAATATCGATCTCACTGCCGGCACGCATCATCTCGCCGTGCAAGTCGACGGCAGCAGCCTCAAATGTTACATCGACGACGAACGGTTGATCAACATTCCCAAGAGCAGCGAATTTAAAGCCGAGCGTGTGGAAGTTTTTCTGGCGGGCACGGATGAGGAGGATGAGGCGGACGATCAATGCTGGTTCACCAATTTCACGGTGTCAGCCGGACCGGCCACGCTGCAAAACCAGCTCAGCGCTTCGGGCAAGATCGTATCCTACGGCATTTACTTCGAGCCGGGCAGGAACGTGATCCGTCCCAAGTCCACGCCGGTGCTCAAGCAATTTGCCGAATTGCTCAAAGCCGATGCCACGCTGAGTTTTTCAATCGAATGCCATGACAACGAACTTCCCTCGGAGGGCGACAATGTCCGGCTCTCGCAGGCGCGTGCCGAGGCGCTCAAAGAACATCTGGTAAGAGAATATAAAATCTCCGAGGAACAATTGAGCTCCAAAGGCTGGGGAGAAACGCGGCCGCTGGCGGATGCGAATACGGTCGAGGCGAGAAAAGTGAATCAGCGGGTGGAGTTCATTCGCAAATGAGCAAACCCGGGGCAAGGTTCCTGCTGGCGCTGTTGCTGCTCGGCTGTGAAACCAAACCGCAAAATCCCTTAACCGAACCGGAAAAATTTGCCGAGGTGTATGTTGCGCTGCTCAAGGCGACGCAGCTTGATTCGTTGCCGGCGGCCGGGCTCGATTCGCTGCTGCAATCCCGCGGTTATCAGCAACATCAAATACAAGAGGCCGCGCGCTATTATCGCGAGCATGCCGAGCAGTGGCAAGACGTGCTGAATCTCACGGTGCAGCAGCTTGAGCGCGAAGCCAACCCGCCCGCCGCAGATTCGCTTGCCGCACCGAAATTGAAACAGCCGGAATAAAACCCAGCCGCGCGTAACGGGCTAGGCGATTCGTTTTTCAAATCTAAAATAAACTTTCGAAAGTGTTTCGCCCACGAATGAAATCCCACTGAAAAAGGCGTTGTTGGCTCTGTGGGAATTCTACTTCCGTGGGCAAAGGCTTGTTGAAGTTGCCTGGAGAGCTTCAGATTTCAACTTGCCTGAAAATCGGTGGGGCATAGCAGAACGAAAGTTAAAAGATCCAATCCTTTAAACAGGAGTGAACGGAGTAAACAAAGATTGGAAAAAATTCACGGCTATCACATCAATCATGTGAGGAGATTGCGAACATGCGAAAATATATGATTGCTCTTGCAGGGACGATTTTGCTTTTCGCGTCATCTTCCTGGGCCGGCGCGCCCTCGGAACGTTTACCAAAAAATATCATTCTTTTCATTGGCGACGGCATGGGCGTGGCGCAAGTGAGCGCCGGTAAAACCGTCAAGGGAACCTTGCAGCTCGAACAATGCAAAACTGCCGGCTTACTAACGACGCACGCATCTGATGCTTATGTCACAGACTCTGCGGCAGGCGCAACAGCTCTGGCGGCAGGCATCAAAACCTACAACAAAGCGATCGGCGTCGATCCCGACAAAAAGCCGGTGAAAACCGTGCTCGAATATGCTGCGGAAAAGGGCAAGGCCACCGGCCTGGTGGCAACCTGTACCATCACCCATGCCACGCCCGCTTGCTTTGCTGCCCACGTGGATGACCGCAACAAGTACAACGAAATTGCCGAGCAACTCGCCAGGAGTCCGGTGGATGTCATGCTGGGCGGCGGCTGGGGTTATTTCGTGCCGAAATCACAAACGGACAGCAAACGCGAAGACGAACAGGATTTGTGGGCAATCCTGGCGAAAGATCGCACAGCCATCCGCACGTTGGAGGAATTTCAGAAACTCGCCAAGCCGAAAAAACTGGTCGGACTGTTCGAGGCCGGGCATTTGGGCAAAGCTGACAGCCGCACGGTCACACTGCCGGCCATGACAGCCAAAGCCATCGAAATTCTCGCGCAAAACAAAAACGGTTTTTTTCTGATGGTGGAAGGCTCGCAAATCGATTGGGGCAGCCACGACAACAATAGCGACTACGCGATTATGGAAATGGTGGATTTCGACGATGCCATCGGCGTGGGACTCGACTTTGCCAAGAAGAACAACGAAACCTTGATCGTGGTCACGGCTGATCACGAAACCGGCGGTTATTCTCTTTTAGGCGGCTCCGTTGCCGAGAAAACCGTCACCAAGACGGCGTTTACCACCACCGGCCACAGCGGCGTGATGGTGCCGATTTTTGCTTTTGGTCCAGGCAGTGAGGTGTTCGGCGGCATTCATGATAACACCATCGTCGGACAAAAGCTGATCGAGTACGTGAAATGAGCACGGCCATCAAAATACTTTTTCTCACGGCAAATCCCGAAGATGCCAGCCGCTTGAAGCTGGATGAGGAAATCCGCGCGATCAAGCAGGCGTTGCGCCAATCAGATTTCCGGGACAAGTTCGACATCGAACAACAAGAGGCTGTGCGCGTCAGCGATCTGCAAGGCTATTTGTTGCAACATAAATCCGTCATCGTGCATTTCAGCGGACATGGCAGCGCTGCCGGTGAAATCGTTTTGGAAGACGAGGCCGGGGAAAGCCATCCGGTTTCAAGTCGCGCGTTGGGCCGGTTGTTTGACGAGCTGAAAGACGATATCCGCTGTGTTGTGCTCAATGCCTGCTATTCGGAGAAACAGGCGCAGGCCATTGCCGAACATATTGATTGCGTCATCGGCATGTCCCAGGAAATCGGCGACGCTGCGGCCCTCAAATTTGCCACAGCTTTTTATCAAGCGCTGGGCTATGGCCGCGACGTGAAAACGGCGTTTGACTTGGGCTGTGCGCAAATCGATTTGGAAGGGCTGAACGAGCAAGACACTCCCAAACTCTTGGCGAAGCGAGTTGATCCCGAGAGGCTGTTTCTCATTTCCGAACATGAAGCTGCCATTACTTCTCCGGGCGCATCAAATACTTCGAAAAAGCCTTCGCGTTTAACCATGGGCCTGGCCGCGCTCGCCGCGCTTGGTTTGATTATGGCTTTGTGGTTTTTAGGCTGGCATTTTGGGAGGGAGGCCCGTGAAGC
It includes:
- a CDS encoding alkaline phosphatase, with translation MRKYMIALAGTILLFASSSWAGAPSERLPKNIILFIGDGMGVAQVSAGKTVKGTLQLEQCKTAGLLTTHASDAYVTDSAAGATALAAGIKTYNKAIGVDPDKKPVKTVLEYAAEKGKATGLVATCTITHATPACFAAHVDDRNKYNEIAEQLARSPVDVMLGGGWGYFVPKSQTDSKREDEQDLWAILAKDRTAIRTLEEFQKLAKPKKLVGLFEAGHLGKADSRTVTLPAMTAKAIEILAQNKNGFFLMVEGSQIDWGSHDNNSDYAIMEMVDFDDAIGVGLDFAKKNNETLIVVTADHETGGYSLLGGSVAEKTVTKTAFTTTGHSGVMVPIFAFGPGSEVFGGIHDNTIVGQKLIEYVK